The Nitrospinota bacterium sequence AAAGCGAAATATCGCCCTGATCGGTGTCGTCCAGAAAGGTCAGGTCTTTTTCTTTGGGGAAATAATTGGTCCGCAAGCAGATCACGCTTTGAACGCCGGGGAGAACCTTGTCTAAATCCGCTCTTTTTTCTGCCCAGCGGCTCATATACCCCATTTCGCCTTCGTATTGAAGCGCGAGCCAGCGCTGGTATCTTTCCACCGCTTGCGGAATCTTGGGGCGGGTGATGCCAAAGCCGTCAAACCCAAGGTTCCTGGCCGCCTTTTCGATTGCTCTCACTTTTTCTTGCAATATCGTAGAATCCATTCCAGCCGCGCTTGTCCTGAATTTTTTATTCTGATATTCTCTCACCGATTCGTATGTAAACAAAGAATAACCTGTTTGCCTGGGGAACTCCTAAAATTAAGGAAGCGACCGTTATGGGAAAAACCAGCTTTATATATAATCCGCTCTACCTGAAACACGAAACCAGCCCGCACCCGGAGAATCCGGGAAGGCTGGAAGCCATTTATGGCAAAATTCAGGGTTCGGATATTTCCCCGGACCTGATTTTTACCGAGCCCCGGCCCGCGACCCCTGAGCAGATCGCCATGAACCACAGCGCCGGATACATCGACCAGGTGAAAGCCTCCTGTGAACAAGGGGTGCGGAACCTCGACGCCGACACGGTCATCAGCAAAGACTCTTATGACGCCGCTATTCTGGCCGCAGGAGCCGGGTTGACAGCGGTGGATTTAGTTCTGGATGGAGAGGCGGATAATGTTTTCTGCGCCGTGCGTCCTCCCGGCCACCATGCGGAACAGAACCGCGCTATGGGGTTTTGCCTGTTCAACAACGTTGCCATCGCCGCCCGCTATGCTATCCGCGAAAGGGATCTGAACCGGGTGTTTATTTTCGACTGGGACGTTCATCATGGCAACGGCACCCAGCATTCCTTTTACTCAGACCCCTCGGTTTTTTATTCCAGCATCCACCAGTTTCCGTTTTATCCCGGAACGGGGGATAAAGACGAAACCGGCTCCGGCGATGGCTTGGGAACCACGCTCAATTTTCCTTTGCGGGCGTATTGCGGCGATGCAGAGTATATCGATCTCATTGAAAACAAGCTCATTCCTGAGATGACCCGGTTTAAACCCGATCTGATCATTATTTCAGCGGGCTTCGACGCCCATGAAGATGATCCTTTGGCCAACATGGAAGTGACGACGGAGGGTTTCGGTAAAATGACGGAACTGCTCAAGAATGCGGCTCAGGAAATTTGTGCAGGACGGTTGATTTCCATGCTCGAAGGCGGATACAACTTACAGGCATTGAGCGATTCGGTTCAGTGCCATTTAAAATATCTGTTAAAGTGATGGCACTATAAATCAAACTCAATCCGGGAAAATATGCTTCAACAATACGTTCGCTATTTCACTAATAAAGTCGTCGAAGCCCTGAACATCGGGTCCATGGAAATGGTCAACCTGCATCAGAAT is a genomic window containing:
- a CDS encoding histone deacetylase, which produces MGKTSFIYNPLYLKHETSPHPENPGRLEAIYGKIQGSDISPDLIFTEPRPATPEQIAMNHSAGYIDQVKASCEQGVRNLDADTVISKDSYDAAILAAGAGLTAVDLVLDGEADNVFCAVRPPGHHAEQNRAMGFCLFNNVAIAARYAIRERDLNRVFIFDWDVHHGNGTQHSFYSDPSVFYSSIHQFPFYPGTGDKDETGSGDGLGTTLNFPLRAYCGDAEYIDLIENKLIPEMTRFKPDLIIISAGFDAHEDDPLANMEVTTEGFGKMTELLKNAAQEICAGRLISMLEGGYNLQALSDSVQCHLKYLLK